In Conger conger chromosome 12, fConCon1.1, whole genome shotgun sequence, one DNA window encodes the following:
- the LOC133141478 gene encoding G-protein coupled receptor 15-like — translation MEVLNFNSSILYIHKPSNNSIEGGDITVYERCKDMPAAVIFYVILQFINFFLGVPANLMVLWLLHKNKGDSSTSDIFILHLAILDTFFCLLPPLELATIFFITISGTWYVLRFFYAVKDCSLLFLSCICLDRYMAVLHPITFTELKDRSHRTVCVAVVWLVTLAHGTAKCVDNIPNIEKAFTVMILTSFTIMLICNVAILRALHQSGPGRDEMHPVKKRAFKVVLIILAIIVFNYFPPVALVPFQDQFSQDVFFCYIEFAAFGFMDISSSIQPVLYLSREKIPQVLRCCRKDGDSGDSTDPS, via the coding sequence ATGGAGGTCTTGAACTTCAACTCCTCCATCCTCTACATCCATAAGCCGTCAAACAACAGCATTGAGGGCGGTGACATTACTGTGTACGAGCGGTGTAAGGACATGCCTGCTGCTGTGATCTTTTATGTGATCCTGCAGTTCATCAACTTCTTCCTGGGGGTCCCTGCTAACCTAATGGTGCTGTGGCTCCTGCACAAGAACAAGGGGGACTCCTCCACCTCCGACATCTTCATCCTTCACCTGGCCATCCTGGATACCTTCTTCTGCCTCCTCCCACCCCTGGAGCTGGCCACCATCTTCTTCATCACCATCAGTGGCACCTGGTATGTACTGCGCTTCTTCTACGCGGTGAAagactgttcactgctcttccTCTCCTGCATCTGCCTGGACCGCTACATGGCCGTCCTGCACCCCATCACCTTCACCGAGCTGAAGGACCGAAGCCACCGCACAGTGTGCGTTGCCGTGGTGTGGCTGGTCACCTTGGCCCATGGGACGGCCAAGTGTGTGGACAACATCCCCAACATTGAGAAGGCCTTCACTGTCATGATCCTGACATCTTTTACCATCATGCTGATCTGCAACGTGGCCATCCTGAGAGCTCTTCACCAGTCAGGCCCCGGCCGCGATGAGATGCACCCTGTCAAGAAGAGGGCCTTCAAGGTGGTCCTCATCATCCTGGCCATCATCGTCTTCAACTACTTCCCACCTGTAGCGCTTGTACCCTTTCAGGACCAGTTCTCCCAAGATGTGTTCTTCTGCTACATTGAATTTGCAGCCTTTGGCTTCATGGACATCAGCAGCAGCATTCAGCCTGTTCTCTACCTCTCCCGGGAGAAGATTCCCCAGGTCCTTCGTTGCTGTCGTAAGGATGGAGACTCAGGAGACTCCACTGATCCTAGCTAA